The DNA region AGGCTTGGTTCCAGGGACTAAGTCAATAGTGAACTCTACATCTCTTTCTGGAGGCATACCGGGTAGTTCATCTGGAAATACATCTGCGAATTTCTGAACTACTGGCACGTCTTCTGGGGATTCTGCTTGAATGTGGTTCACCATGGAGTCTGGTAGGCTAGGCTGGATTAGGCATGTGACTGTTGACCCTTGGTGGTTGGTGATGTCACTGCTCTCTCAGCACAGGCTATGTTTCCTCGGTGCTTGGTGAGCCAGTCCATACCGAGTATGACATCTATCCCTTTGGAAGTAAGACTACTAGGTTGGCAAGGaatactaccccacttaggtttaTAGGGATATCTAAGACACCTAAGTGGCAAGGTATATGACCTCCAGGCGAACGTGTCATTAACGGCCTCTTAAGGGCTATAGTAGGTATATCATGCTTTTCCACAAAGTGGGAGGATATAaaggaatgtgatgctccagaatcaaagagTACTGAGGCTAGAGCTGATTGGACCAGAAACTCACCGAAAATCACTCCTGGTGCATCCTCTGCTTCTTCCACGTTCACATGGTTCACCTTTGCCTTGCCGAAGGACTGCTGCTGGCTCCTAGCTGGTGCAGTACGGTTGGTTCCCGCCGGCTGCTTTGGTCCTTGAACAGAGTTGGAGAAAATAGAAGGGGCCGGCTGATTGAGATACGGACAGTTGGCCCTGTAGTGTCCgacttcacggcagttgaaacaggccttcGGATTGGTCACTTGACTTCCGCCAGTCGGTTGGGTGCGGGAGGTGTTCTGGGTCTGCAAAACCGGAGCTGACTGGGCTGGCTTCTGGAAAGAACCGGGGTGCGTTCTGAATGAGGTTGCACCTTGGCTCCTCTGGCCTGAGTGAGCCGGATACTGAGTCTTCTGGAACTTCTCCATCTGCTGGGGTTTCTTGCTTTCAAATCGTCGTTTGCGCTCACTGAGTTCTGACTTCCTATTTCTCTCAGTGGTGATAGCCTGTTGATCATGGCATTAAAGTCACTGTGGGTGGTGACTTCAACCAAGGTCCTGATTTCAGGGTTTAGCccaccaagaaaagcttcttgcttcttctcgtcatcattgatatcctctGGTGCATAACGAGATAACTCCGTGAACTTATGGAGATACTCCGTCACATTCATACCACCTTGACGAAGCTTTCTGAACTCATCCCTCTTGAGCTTCATGACACTGCTGGGGATGTGATGTTCTCTGAAGATCTTGACAAAGTCGGCCCATACCATCTCGTTAGCGTTTTCATTTATTTCCCGGTAACTCTGCCACCAAGCAAGGGCTGGTCCCCTTAACTGTTGTATTGCGAGCAAAACTTTGTCTCTGTCATCTGCATGGACCACTTCGAGCTTCATTTCAATCTCTCGCAGCCAATCATCTGCCTCAATAGGGTTATCAGATCCTCCAAACTTAGGTGGCTGCAAGCGGTTGAAATCTGCAATCCTGCTGCCATTGCCATGATgcattgcaggtctattgttgccAGGGTTGCCTTGAGCTTGAGCTGTGAGCGTGGTCACAAGAACTTGAAGGAGTTGGTTCTGCTGCTGCAGTATGGCTGCCAGATCAATGGGTGCTGGGGCAcggggaggtggcggtggtgggtgTCCATTTCCTGGTGCTCCTGGGGCTACGTTCAAAGGGGCCTGGTTTCTTGGGTTGACTTCGTCACCGTCTTCCTGAGCATGGAGTCCCTGGACTCGACTCGAACGACGGGACATCTGCGGTCAAGAAGGGATAAGGTACGATTAGGTGGCTCTCCTAATTTATTACTAGGGTAgatttgcatatatatatataaaatagCACACAACACAAACAAATCATTCAAGCACCAAGCATTTATTCAAACAAGCAGGGGTACATGACATGACGGATTACAATAACGCGGCTTGACTTTTAAGGGTCGGCCGGGACGACTCGACTACTGAGCCCTACCACCCGGTCTTCAGGGTCACTGTTTCCGGGATCTCGGGGAGAtgcgggaggcgtgggcggcACTGATTCGCAAATCCTCCTGCGCGGTTGGGACAAAGGGTACAGTGGGATCCCCTCCAGGATTGGTGGCTCCGCGGCGGTCCTGGGATGGCGTTCCTTGCGCTTGGCACGGTCCACTAGGTAGACACCCCTAAGGAGTTGACTGTGGCGATCTGCCTGTTCCCTAAGGTTTTCTTCAGCCATGGCGAGGCGGCTTTCAGCTTCAGCCGCTCGGGCTTCTGCCTGAGCTAAGGCCAGCTTAGCCTTATGCCAACGGGACTCCGCTCCCTCAGCACGCTGGATTAAATCTCTCACACGCTGATGCAGTTGGTCGCACAAATCGTCGAGGCTAAGCAAATAGCCAGACATAGCGACAACTGTGGGGTTCTTCTCTGTCCCTGCGGGACTTTCCAAGTTGCGGATCCTCGCCGCCCAAGCAGGACGGCTACGGTCCAACGGTGGGAAGTACTTCATGGGAGTGGAACCCAAGTGCCATTCGAACATCTGGCACAGGTACCGCAGTGCCTTGCGAGCTGCAAGTTGAATGGTGTCAGGCATACGGGCTCCAGTGGCGGTGACGCTCCAGGGTTGCATTTCCAAGTATTTATCACTGGCGCCAATATGGACGGTGACCTCACAGCTTTCGGTGCCATGCTCCATGAACTCGCGACCCGCATACTCCGGTCGTTCCGGAATACCCAGTCGCGCCGTGGCAGCATAAAGCACCCTGGGAAATCCATCTTCGTTGATGCAGTAGGTGGTGGTCCAGTCATCCGCCATCTAACTTACAAAGGTAGGGTTAGCATAATAAGGATAAAGTTTTAAGGACTAGTAGGGTCTCATGGATTGACCATCCTAGGGCTCCTACGGTCATCGTTACTACCGGTTCGTGTCCTACAgccaagcatggctctgataccacttgaaacgCCCCGGcctaaacaaccggagctaaacatgtatttaaacaccagaaaacagtctctggtgaaaatacattacgcaagtgg from Panicum hallii strain FIL2 chromosome 9, PHallii_v3.1, whole genome shotgun sequence includes:
- the LOC112875977 gene encoding uncharacterized protein LOC112875977, which encodes MVWADFVKIFREHHIPSSVMKLKRDEFRKLRQGGMNVTEYLHKFTELSRYAPEDINDDEKKQEAFLGGLNPEIRTLVEVTTHSDFNAMINRLSPLREIGSQNSPAPSIFSNSVQGPKQPAGTNRTAPARSQQQSFGKAKVNHVNVEEAEDAPGVIFESVCEYRKNKWHQKQSTCRMISDIKKYQ